One window of Candidatus Hydrothermales bacterium genomic DNA carries:
- a CDS encoding Na+/H+ antiporter NhaC family protein — MPPLLAVIFAILTRKLILSLFFSIIIGSLLLSDLENFLFKSLSFIANSVLDFTNIQILLFVIFIMSMITLITASGGFSSLVNFLMKFANTRKKAQLITALLGLLVFIDDYANTMVVGTSARPITDKFKISREKLAFLVDATSAPVAGISIISTWIGYEVGLLSEFARTYNISKDGYSIFLDMLRFRFYCIFLLIFVFFLTFFGKDFGSMKRAEERAKREGKILNDNATPLSSKGFEKIKEDIEAKPSILVFVIPIFVLFLALFVGLWIDGKGYRFIEQNFFNILNPSVWLKVLANSENNISVLAISSFLGLLSTVIISKAKSGLKFKKIFYYSYKGAFFSYLPITILVLAWSLKNVCVELKTAEYLIDILKEVIPPKIFPALTFLVSCLVSFATGTSWGTMAIVIPIAGPVAFGLEGNTLGYITTITLASVLDGAIFGDHCSPISDTTIMSSIFSSCDHIDHVKTQLPYSIFVATFALTLGYLLSVLSLSPFLSTFIFSFFLLVFFKFL, encoded by the coding sequence TTGCCACCTCTTCTTGCAGTTATCTTCGCAATCTTAACGAGAAAACTGATTTTAAGTTTATTTTTTTCAATTATAATAGGTAGTTTACTTCTTTCTGATTTAGAAAATTTTCTTTTTAAATCATTGAGTTTTATTGCAAATTCAGTGCTTGATTTTACAAATATTCAGATACTTTTATTCGTCATCTTTATCATGTCAATGATAACTCTTATTACGGCATCTGGTGGATTTTCATCTCTTGTGAACTTTTTGATGAAATTTGCAAACACAAGAAAAAAGGCACAACTTATTACTGCACTTCTTGGACTTTTGGTTTTTATCGATGACTATGCTAATACGATGGTTGTTGGAACTTCCGCAAGACCAATAACAGATAAGTTTAAAATATCAAGAGAGAAACTTGCTTTTCTTGTTGATGCTACATCAGCCCCTGTTGCCGGTATTTCTATTATTAGCACGTGGATTGGCTATGAAGTTGGACTATTGAGTGAGTTTGCGAGAACCTATAATATTTCAAAAGATGGTTACTCAATTTTTCTTGATATGTTAAGGTTTAGATTCTATTGTATTTTTCTTTTAATTTTTGTCTTCTTTTTAACATTTTTTGGAAAGGATTTTGGGTCTATGAAAAGGGCAGAGGAGAGGGCAAAAAGGGAAGGGAAGATTCTAAATGATAATGCAACTCCACTATCTTCAAAGGGATTTGAAAAAATAAAAGAGGATATTGAGGCAAAACCTTCAATTTTAGTTTTTGTCATTCCTATCTTTGTGTTATTTTTAGCTCTTTTTGTTGGTTTATGGATAGATGGAAAAGGTTATAGATTCATTGAGCAAAATTTTTTTAATATTTTAAATCCATCTGTTTGGTTAAAAGTTTTGGCAAACTCTGAAAATAATATAAGTGTTCTTGCCATCAGTTCATTTTTAGGACTTTTATCAACAGTTATAATTTCTAAAGCAAAGTCAGGTTTAAAGTTTAAAAAAATTTTTTATTACTCCTATAAAGGTGCTTTTTTTTCTTATTTACCGATAACTATATTAGTTTTAGCGTGGTCTTTAAAAAATGTGTGTGTTGAGTTAAAAACTGCTGAATACTTAATAGATATTTTAAAAGAGGTAATTCCTCCTAAGATTTTTCCTGCTCTTACTTTTCTTGTAAGTTGCTTAGTTTCTTTTGCAACTGGTACAAGTTGGGGAACTATGGCAATTGTTATTCCAATAGCAGGTCCAGTTGCTTTTGGACTTGAAGGTAACACCCTTGGTTATATAACTACTATCACTTTAGCTTCTGTTCTCGATGGTGCTATATTTGGCGACCACTGTTCACCGATTTCTGATACTACCATAATGAGTTCTATTTTTTCTTCTTGTGATCATATAGATCATGTAAAAACTCAACTTCCCTACAGCATTTTTGTTGCAACCTTTGCACTCACTTTAGGCTATTTACTCTCAGTTTTAAGCCTTTCACCTTTTCTCTCAACTTTTATTTTTTCTTTCTTTCTCCTTGTTTTCTTTAAATTTCTTTAA